The Anabrus simplex isolate iqAnaSimp1 chromosome 1, ASM4041472v1, whole genome shotgun sequence genome window below encodes:
- the LOC136863847 gene encoding beta-1,3-galactosyltransferase 5-like gives MLKKRRHVSAVYSTSSLVVLLCACLLFLSVYQLTTCRSADVRLLPPSYLLILPGNASSVPPPFPLNTLPPDDRTRLINLTNFDFLINNFPCNDSNSSSLLLLVLVPSAPGNVDKRRTIRETWGQNTGDMYRILFLLGDVQSQESRMWLEIENSIHRDLVQGNFIDSYRNITYKHVMALKWTAYFCPGARYLLKADDDVFVNSPALLEFLAKDLSQWGARRLILYQYFPFLVARRSWRSKWRVSPREYPGRLYPPYCAGWAVLYSPDVVFLLYREAQRGDYFWIEDVHVTGTLAARANLSHTPLGSLALERWQVNALIDSDDPAVVSSIGVFLFGAPNLPEESIYRLWKVVQRRRRSS, from the coding sequence ATGCTGAAGAAACGTCGGCACGTGTCCGCCGTCTACTCCACATCTTCGTTGGTGGTGCTGCTATGCGCGTGTTTGCTCTTCCTGTCCGTGTACCAGCTAACCACCTGCCGCAGCGCAGATGTTCGGTTACTGCCTCCAAGTTACTTACTCATACTGCCTGGCAACGCATCGTCTGTGCCTCCGCCATTCCCGTTGAACACGCTGCCTCCTGATGACCGCACCAGGCTAATCAATTTAACAAATTTCGACTTCCTCATCAACAATTTCCCTTGCAATGACTCAAATTCATCGTCACTTCTTCTCCTAGTGTTAGTGCCTTCGGCTCCGGGTAATGTGGATAAACGTCGCACCATTAGAGAGACATGGGGGCAAAACACGGGGGATATGTATCGCATCTTATTCTTGCTGGGCGACGTTCAGTCCCAGGAGAGTCGAATGTGGCTGGAGATAGAGAACAGCATACATCGTGATTTGGTGCAAGGTAACTTCATCGACTCGTATCGAAACATAACGTACAAGCACGTGATGGCTCTCAAATGGACGGCGTACTTTTGTCCTGGTGCACGCTATCTGCTCAAGGCGGATGATGATGTATTCGTCAACTCACCGGCGCTGCTGGAATTCTTAGCCAAAGATCTGTCCCAGTGGGGTGCACGGCGTCTCATTCTGTACCAGTATTTTCCTTTCCTAGTTGCAAGACGCTCGTGGCGTTCCAAGTGGCGAGTATCCCCCCGAGAATACCCTGGTCGTTTATACCCGCCGTATTGTGCCGGCTGGGCGGTTCTGTACTCCCCAGATGTTGTGTTCCTGCTATATCGTGAAGCGCAGCGTGGAGATTATTTTTGGATTGAAGATGTGCATGTGACTGGCACACTAGCCGCCAGAGCTAATCTCTCGCATACTCCACTTGGTTCGCTAGCACTCGAACGATGGCAAGTGAATGCTCTTATCGACTCGGATGATCCGGCTGTAGTTTCTTCTATTGGAGTCTTCCTCTTTGGGGCACCCAATTTACCAGAGGAAAGTATCTACCGCTTGTGGAAAGTTGTCCAGAGACGTAGGCGCTCATCGTGA